CCTAGTCTACCTGCATGTGGTGGATCATCGCGCCATGGGCGCGACCGGCCCCAGCGATGCATACAAGGCGCGCCTGCGGGCGGCATTCAAGGGCAGATTCATCCTCTCCGGTGGCTACGACGGGGCACGGGCGAATGCCGATCTCGATGCGGGCAAGGGCGACCTCGTGGCCTTTGGTCGGCCCTTCATCGCCAACCCGGATCTGGTGCAAAAGCTCAGGACCGGGGGTGCGATAAAGACTGCCGATCCGGCCACCTTCTACACGCCGGACGCGAAGGGTTACACTGAGCTGTGATGCGCCAGCCTACCTTCTTCATCCCCCATGGTGGCGGGCCGTGTTTCTTTATGGCGTGGGATCCGCCCGATGCGTGGGATCGTCACCGCGCGTTTCTGCAACTTCTTCCCGCCTCCCTGCCCCAGCAGCCGCGCGCTCTGGTGGTGATCTCGGCCCACTGGGAGGCGCCGCAGTTCACGGTGCAGAAGAACACCGCGCCGCCACTCCTCTATGACTACGCCGGCTTCCCCTCTCACACCTACGAGCTCACCTGGCCTGCGCCCGGTGAACCAGAACTTGCAGAGGAGGTGGCGAGCCTGTTGTCAGCGGCAGGTTTTCCTTGCGCCTTCGA
The sequence above is drawn from the Burkholderiales bacterium genome and encodes:
- a CDS encoding dioxygenase, which gives rise to MAWDPPDAWDRHRAFLQLLPASLPQQPRALVVISAHWEAPQFTVQKNTAPPLLYDYAGFPSHTYELTWPAPGEPELAEEVASLLSAAGFPCAFDTQRGFDHGVFVPLKVAFPEADIPCVPRIQV